A DNA window from Lutra lutra chromosome 8, mLutLut1.2, whole genome shotgun sequence contains the following coding sequences:
- the LOC125107891 gene encoding natural killer cells antigen CD94-like isoform X1, which translates to MAASQTTPWNLISGILGVTCLILMAIMGILLKNLYPKQSIQPTLSLDAISEVQKGSNCCSCPKGWIGYQCNCYFFSGKFKNWTESNSFCASQNSSLLQFQNENELHFMSSSTYFYWIGLSYHKDKKAWLWEDGSPVSQDLLPLLQKLNTEKCTKYSSSQGILDERCDDESRFICIKRAYL; encoded by the exons ATGGCAG CTTCTCAGACCACTCCATGGAATTTGATTTCTGGGATCTTAGGAGTAACGTGCCTTATTTTGATGGCTATTATGGGAATTTTGTTGAAAAATT TATATCCTAAACAAAGTATTCAGCCAACATTGTCTCTAGATGCAATCAGCGAAGTCCAGAAAG gctCTAACTGTTGTTCTTGTCCAAAAGGCTGGATTGGGTACCAGTGCAACTGCTACTTCTTTTctggtaaatttaaaaattggacagAAAGTAATAGTTTCTGTGCTTCTCAGAATTCCAGTCTACTTcagtttcaaaatgaaaatgaattg CATTTTATGAGCTCCAGTACATATTTTTACTGGATTGGACTCTCTTACCATAAAGACAAAAAGGCCTGGTTGTGGGAAGATGGCTCCCCTGTCTCCCAAGATCT aTTGCCAttacttcaaaaattaaatacagagaaatgcACAAAGTATAGCTCAAGCCAAGGTATTTTGGACGAACGCTGTGATGATGAAAGTcgttttatatgtataaaaagagcttatttataa
- the LOC125107891 gene encoding natural killer cells antigen CD94-like isoform X2, giving the protein MAIMGILLKNLYPKQSIQPTLSLDAISEVQKGSNCCSCPKGWIGYQCNCYFFSGKFKNWTESNSFCASQNSSLLQFQNENELHFMSSSTYFYWIGLSYHKDKKAWLWEDGSPVSQDLLPLLQKLNTEKCTKYSSSQGILDERCDDESRFICIKRAYL; this is encoded by the exons ATGGCTATTATGGGAATTTTGTTGAAAAATT TATATCCTAAACAAAGTATTCAGCCAACATTGTCTCTAGATGCAATCAGCGAAGTCCAGAAAG gctCTAACTGTTGTTCTTGTCCAAAAGGCTGGATTGGGTACCAGTGCAACTGCTACTTCTTTTctggtaaatttaaaaattggacagAAAGTAATAGTTTCTGTGCTTCTCAGAATTCCAGTCTACTTcagtttcaaaatgaaaatgaattg CATTTTATGAGCTCCAGTACATATTTTTACTGGATTGGACTCTCTTACCATAAAGACAAAAAGGCCTGGTTGTGGGAAGATGGCTCCCCTGTCTCCCAAGATCT aTTGCCAttacttcaaaaattaaatacagagaaatgcACAAAGTATAGCTCAAGCCAAGGTATTTTGGACGAACGCTGTGATGATGAAAGTcgttttatatgtataaaaagagcttatttataa
- the LOC125107891 gene encoding natural killer cells antigen CD94-like isoform X3, giving the protein MAASQTTPWNLISGILGVTCLILMAIMGILLKNLYPKQSIQPTLSLDAISEVQKGSNCCSCPKGWIGYQCNCYFFSGKFKNWTESNSFCASQNSSLLQFQNENELHFMSSSTYFYWIGLSYHKDKKAWLWEDGSPVSQDLSLCVYL; this is encoded by the exons ATGGCAG CTTCTCAGACCACTCCATGGAATTTGATTTCTGGGATCTTAGGAGTAACGTGCCTTATTTTGATGGCTATTATGGGAATTTTGTTGAAAAATT TATATCCTAAACAAAGTATTCAGCCAACATTGTCTCTAGATGCAATCAGCGAAGTCCAGAAAG gctCTAACTGTTGTTCTTGTCCAAAAGGCTGGATTGGGTACCAGTGCAACTGCTACTTCTTTTctggtaaatttaaaaattggacagAAAGTAATAGTTTCTGTGCTTCTCAGAATTCCAGTCTACTTcagtttcaaaatgaaaatgaattg CATTTTATGAGCTCCAGTACATATTTTTACTGGATTGGACTCTCTTACCATAAAGACAAAAAGGCCTGGTTGTGGGAAGATGGCTCCCCTGTCTCCCAAGATCT atCTTTATGCGTTTACCTGTAG